In Bradyrhizobium sp. 195, the sequence TCGCGAACTGCACCAGGCGGTACAGCCACGCATCCACGTCGGGCACGGTCGCGACCGTCCGCTCGGGATCGATCACCCGGCGGAACGCCGTCAGCGTCACCCGCAGGGCGATGCGATCCTTGGTCAGCATCTCCTGCGCGGTGATCTCGACCGCCTGGGGCCGCAGGTCGAGGCGCTTCACCTCGATCTTGCGGCCGACGGTCCAGAAGGCGTGCCGACCGGGCGCGAGCCGCTCGGTGAGCCGGCCCTCGACATAGAGCAGGCCCGCCTCGTGGTTCTCGACCACCGTTTCCGACGTCACGGCCGAGCGGTTGCGCTCGATCATGGCCAGATGCCGCGCGCTGACCTTGGGATCGCCGGACACGTCGATGCGCTCGACATCAACGCGGGTTGCGACCTTCCAGTAGACGCGCACCTGCCAGGGCGTCATCAGATGCACGGGCCGGCCGTCGAGGCTGACGATGGCGACCTCGTCCGCCTTGGTCTCGACCGCCTCGAACAGCTCGGCGGCCAGATCAGGCCGCGCGGCCTTCAGCACCGCGTAGCGATCGGCGGAGAATTCCGCACGCACGACGTCGAACAGCTCGGCCTTCAGCTCGTGCACGGGATCGAACAGCCGGTGCCGACCGGGCGCGAGCACGCGCACGAGCTGCCCGTTGCGCGTGAGCAGCGCACGCTCGCCATCCTTCACCGTCACGTTCAGCATCAGCAAATGCCAGGTCTTTTCAGAAGTCATGGCACGCCTCCTTCGTTTGCGCCCGGCCGGATGCCGGACAACAGGTTTCATCTGCAAAGGACGTGAGGACGCGGACGACGCTTCCTGGGAGATCGACGGACCGAGGCTTGAGCTTGCATGATGACGGGCGCACGCGCGCGATCGCGCGACGTGTGTCGCGCGGTCATGCGAAGCCACCCGGCATCAGCGCAAGCGGTATCTACCCGCGGCGCAGAGCCGGTCTCACAGTGTCGTTGTTCGGACGGAAGCCTTTTGGGCAAAACGGCCGGACGGCGACTGAAGCGCGCGTCCGGTCCTCGTCAGAGGAATCAGCTTTTCAGGCTGAATCGGAGCGCTGGAGCGGGATTCGAACCCGCGTCACGATGATTCACAGTCATCTGCTCTACCACTGAGCTATCCCTTGGTTGGTACAAGAGACCGGAATCGAACCGATGCCTTCGGGTCACCCCGACGCTCTCCATGAGCTACATCCTGCATCTTCATTCGGCGGAACACGAAACCGGAGACCGGCCCGCGCCAGTCGGGATCTCAGAGAGCCCGAACCCGTGGCCTAGCGAAGGAGCGGGCTAATAGACGAAGCACATTCGGGTTGCAAGAGGGTGCTCGAAGATTTTTTGTCGCGCATCGCACACTGTGACGCGATGATCACACGCGACGCGGCGTCAAGAACGCGGCGTGAAGCAGGCCCGCACCCAGTCGATCGTCACGCGTGTTGCGGCGTCGCGCTTGAGATGATTTTGCACGAGCAGCCAGACGTCGCGCCGTTTCGGCAGCAGCGTGGCGCGCAGGCCGCGGTCGGCGAGCAAGCCTTCGCAGCTGTGCTCGGGCAGCACCCCGACAGCCTGATGCGACTGGATCATGGTCCTGATGATACGGACATTGTCGGTGATGCAGCGGACGTTCTTCAGCCGCTTCGCCCGCAGAAACTGCGCTTCGGGTATGGTGTCGAGCTCGTCCGGATAGACGCAGGCGACCGGGTCACCGGAGCGATCTGCGGGCTCGAAGAAATACAGCCTGACATCGCCGAGCTTGGAGATGGTGAAGTCGCCCCTCTCCGGCTTGCGCAGGCGAATGGCGAGGTCGGCCTGCCAGCGGGAGAATTTGACGTTGCCGCTGGAGGTGAGGAATTGAAGGGTCAGGCCGGGATGATCGCGCAGGAACGCGCTCGCCCGCGGCGCCAGCAATTCTTCGGCGACCGCGTTGGTCGAGGCGATGCGGAGGCGGCCGACCGGCCCGGGCTGGCTCTCCTTGATGCGGTCGATCGCCGCGACGTGGGCGGCCATCGCGCCGACATGCTCGAGCACCGCCTCGCAATGGCGTGTCGGCCGCCGCAGCCCGTCCACCGCATCGAACAGAGGTACGCCGAGATCGCGCTGGATCCGCGCGAGCCTGCGGCCGACGGTGGTCTCGTCGATGCGCAGCCGCGCGCTGGCACCGGCATAGGTCCCC encodes:
- a CDS encoding LysR family transcriptional regulator; the protein is MNWDDLRIIAAVRDEGTYAGASARLRIDETTVGRRLARIQRDLGVPLFDAVDGLRRPTRHCEAVLEHVGAMAAHVAAIDRIKESQPGPVGRLRIASTNAVAEELLAPRASAFLRDHPGLTLQFLTSSGNVKFSRWQADLAIRLRKPERGDFTISKLGDVRLYFFEPADRSGDPVACVYPDELDTIPEAQFLRAKRLKNVRCITDNVRIIRTMIQSHQAVGVLPEHSCEGLLADRGLRATLLPKRRDVWLLVQNHLKRDAATRVTIDWVRACFTPRS
- a CDS encoding slipin family protein → MTSEKTWHLLMLNVTVKDGERALLTRNGQLVRVLAPGRHRLFDPVHELKAELFDVVRAEFSADRYAVLKAARPDLAAELFEAVETKADEVAIVSLDGRPVHLMTPWQVRVYWKVATRVDVERIDVSGDPKVSARHLAMIERNRSAVTSETVVENHEAGLLYVEGRLTERLAPGRHAFWTVGRKIEVKRLDLRPQAVEITAQEMLTKDRIALRVTLTAFRRVIDPERTVATVPDVDAWLYRLVQFAIREAVAGRTLDEVLSAKAALDAELRDYVRARVSESGVEVTELGVKDVILPGEIRELVNKVVEAERVAKANLIRRQEETAATRSLLNTARLMEENPLLLRLKELESLERLVEKVGRIDLHAGEGEGLDALLTRLVRLKAPATA